The following are encoded together in the Campylobacter devanensis genome:
- the modB gene encoding molybdate ABC transporter permease subunit, producing MIDWTPLLLSFKLAIISTIILFIISIFFAYIVARCEFRFKPVLESVISLPLVLPPSVLGFYILILLSPYSFLGEFMEKYFDIRLVFNFSGLVIASCIYSLPFMFSPILSGFKSLPNSLIEASYSLGKGKLTTLFRVAMPNIKPSLLSAIIISFAHTLGEFGVILMIGGSIEGKTKVASIAIYEAVEILDYKLAHIYSAIMLIISFSVLFLVYFINQKIEKK from the coding sequence ATGATAGATTGGACGCCACTATTATTATCATTTAAATTAGCTATTATATCTACGATTATACTCTTTATCATATCTATATTTTTCGCTTATATCGTTGCTAGATGTGAGTTTAGATTTAAGCCTGTTTTAGAAAGCGTGATATCTTTGCCACTTGTATTGCCGCCTTCGGTGCTTGGATTTTATATCTTGATACTCTTATCGCCATACTCATTTTTGGGTGAATTTATGGAAAAATATTTTGATATTAGGCTTGTTTTTAATTTCAGTGGCCTTGTGATTGCTAGCTGTATCTACTCATTGCCCTTTATGTTTTCGCCGATTTTATCAGGGTTTAAATCCCTGCCAAATTCGCTTATAGAAGCTAGCTATAGCCTTGGCAAAGGTAAGCTTACTACTCTATTTCGTGTCGCTATGCCAAATATCAAGCCATCACTTTTGAGCGCTATTATCATTAGCTTTGCTCACACTTTGGGCGAATTTGGAGTGATTTTGATGATAGGCGGAAGCATAGAAGGCAAGACTAAGGTCGCTAGTATCGCTATTTATGAGGCTGTTGAGATATTGGATTATAAACTTGCGCATATATATTCAGCGATTATGCTTATAATTAGCTTTAGTGTTTTGTTTTTAGTCTATTTCATAAACCAAAAAATAGAGAAAAAATAG
- a CDS encoding ABC transporter ATP-binding protein yields the protein MIHFHCQKSFDGFKLDLEFKINNGEFVALYGKSGSGKSTILRLLAGFDKPDSGAISSDGAIYYNKDIFLPPQKRNIGYLFQDYALFPNMSVIQNLLFAKNDIKFATELLELAELLEFQNAYPHTLSGGQKQRTALARALMRRPKILLLDEPLSALDAKLRIKLQDYLSQIHKKYNMSIILVSHDKHEIYRLANHIYEIDNGKIIQSGTPKELFLNSNLDQNINLLATILEINSQSITCEYANQIYKIPATNINKFKIGDTITLSTQISNLKVDI from the coding sequence ATGATCCATTTCCACTGCCAAAAGTCCTTTGATGGATTTAAGCTTGATCTTGAATTTAAGATAAATAATGGCGAATTTGTCGCATTATATGGCAAAAGTGGCAGTGGTAAAAGCACGATATTAAGGTTACTTGCTGGATTTGATAAGCCTGATAGCGGAGCTATTAGCAGTGATGGGGCTATATATTATAACAAAGATATATTTTTGCCCCCACAAAAGCGAAATATCGGATATCTTTTTCAAGATTATGCTCTATTTCCTAATATGAGTGTGATACAAAATCTACTATTTGCCAAAAATGATATTAAATTTGCTACCGAGTTGCTAGAATTAGCCGAGCTTTTAGAGTTTCAAAACGCCTATCCACACACACTCTCTGGCGGTCAAAAGCAACGCACAGCCCTAGCAAGGGCTTTGATGAGGCGACCTAAAATCTTGCTTTTAGATGAGCCTTTATCTGCTTTAGATGCGAAATTACGCATTAAACTCCAAGACTACTTAAGCCAAATTCACAAAAAATATAATATGAGTATAATATTAGTTAGCCACGATAAACACGAAATTTATAGACTCGCTAACCATATTTATGAGATTGACAATGGCAAAATCATCCAAAGTGGCACCCCAAAAGAGCTATTTTTAAACTCAAATTTGGATCAAAATATCAATCTATTAGCTACAATTTTAGAGATAAATAGCCAAAGCATAACCTGCGAATACGCAAATCAAATTTACAAAATTCCAGCTACAAATATTAATAAATTTAAAATCGGAGATACCATCACTCTAAGCACACAAATATCAAATTTAAAGGTGGATATATGA
- the modA gene encoding molybdate ABC transporter substrate-binding protein yields the protein MRSIFLLLAFVVCSFASTLNVAAAANTAYVLEEIKSEFIKLHPDAKINITLGSSGKLVAQIKNGAPFDLFLSANIDFADVLYKDGFALNKPVIYTSGSVAILSVRGYEPSLNSLKNKDIKTIIIANPKTAPYGAATIEAFKNAGIYDEIKDKIIEANSIGDALNQTIKAGDIGFVAASALRAKQMLQYTNYAILDGSLHTSIDQAMVILNHCKENKLAKDFYDYLLSKPAQDIFVKFGYKAIN from the coding sequence ATGAGATCAATTTTTCTACTTTTAGCCTTTGTAGTTTGCTCTTTTGCTTCAACACTCAATGTAGCCGCAGCGGCAAATACGGCCTATGTCTTAGAAGAGATAAAAAGCGAATTTATCAAACTTCACCCAGATGCTAAAATCAACATAACATTAGGCTCAAGCGGTAAATTAGTAGCCCAAATCAAAAATGGTGCCCCTTTTGATCTATTTTTAAGCGCAAATATAGATTTCGCTGATGTATTATATAAAGATGGTTTTGCTCTTAATAAACCTGTTATTTACACTAGCGGAAGCGTGGCTATTTTGAGCGTTAGAGGCTATGAACCAAGCCTAAACTCATTAAAAAACAAAGATATAAAAACAATAATAATAGCCAACCCAAAAACCGCCCCATACGGTGCTGCCACGATAGAAGCGTTTAAAAATGCTGGAATTTATGATGAGATTAAAGATAAAATCATTGAAGCAAATAGCATAGGCGATGCTCTAAATCAAACTATAAAAGCTGGCGATATCGGTTTTGTCGCAGCTAGTGCTTTAAGGGCCAAACAGATGCTACAATATACAAATTATGCTATTTTAGATGGCTCACTTCATACTAGTATAGATCAAGCAATGGTAATCTTAAATCATTGTAAAGAAAATAAATTAGCTAAAGATTTTTATGATTACTTGCTTAGCAAACCGGCTCAAGATATATTTGTTAAATTTGGATATAAAGCGATTAATTAG
- a CDS encoding TOBE domain-containing protein: MKARINLELFLDDEVALLPKHIKLLKALDETKSIARAANAVDISYKNAWDCLDLLNSKAKEPLIARVNGKRKNSGSELSAYAKDIIDVYEAILKIQNNLLDEICSNPDIHAINNLKRNNMKLSAKNQLQATITDINIGAVNAQITAKLSDGTLLKSIITIDSQKELNLEVGKEVLFIFKASSVILAKSDDNELKISASNKLKGKVAKATIGAVNAKITVNIGNNQTIHAIITNESAQDMRINVGDEVELFIKASHIIIATQA; this comes from the coding sequence ATGAAAGCTAGGATAAATCTTGAGCTATTTTTAGATGATGAAGTGGCCCTTTTGCCAAAGCATATCAAACTTTTAAAGGCTCTAGATGAGACCAAAAGCATCGCTAGAGCAGCAAATGCAGTTGATATCTCGTATAAAAATGCTTGGGACTGCCTAGATCTACTTAACTCCAAAGCCAAAGAGCCATTAATTGCTAGGGTAAATGGCAAGAGAAAAAATAGTGGTAGTGAGCTTAGTGCATATGCAAAAGATATTATAGATGTGTATGAGGCGATTTTAAAAATTCAAAATAATTTATTAGATGAAATCTGTAGCAATCCAGATATTCACGCCATAAATAATCTAAAAAGGAACAATATGAAGTTAAGCGCTAAAAATCAACTTCAAGCTACAATCACAGATATAAATATCGGCGCAGTAAATGCGCAAATCACAGCTAAATTAAGCGATGGAACATTGCTAAAATCCATAATCACAATAGATAGCCAAAAAGAGTTAAATTTAGAAGTTGGCAAAGAGGTTTTATTTATCTTTAAAGCTTCAAGCGTAATTTTAGCTAAAAGCGATGATAATGAGCTTAAAATTTCTGCATCAAATAAGCTAAAAGGCAAAGTAGCTAAAGCTACAATAGGTGCAGTAAATGCCAAAATCACCGTAAATATAGGCAATAATCAGACAATACACGCTATCATCACTAACGAATCGGCCCAAGATATGAGAATCAATGTCGGCGATGAAGTTGAGTTATTTATCAAAGCTAGCCATATTATCATAGCGACACAGGCTTAG
- a CDS encoding MlaA family lipoprotein yields the protein MARIFLASFIFLISCFADDIDSFEDEYATSSFDPLSGYNRVMTEFNHVVYQNILIPTFKGYDYIMPDPAQDAISNFFDNIIYPIRLVNNLLQFKFTAAGEETLRFIANTIIGFGGISDVATNVYGLKRHDEDFGQTLGYWGIGSGFPIVLPVLGQTNLRDLIGMSGDFFINPLSYTNEIFTDDSHKYFHLNLAVKSWQLINDGSKDPELYNKLTSGAIDLYTFIKDGYEQRRNAQIKE from the coding sequence ATGGCTAGGATTTTTTTGGCTAGTTTTATATTTTTAATTAGCTGTTTTGCTGATGATATTGATTCATTTGAAGATGAGTATGCTACTAGCAGTTTTGATCCGCTTAGTGGATATAATAGGGTTATGACCGAGTTTAATCATGTTGTATATCAAAATATCTTGATACCAACATTTAAAGGCTATGATTATATAATGCCAGATCCTGCTCAAGATGCTATAAGTAATTTTTTTGATAATATTATATATCCAATTCGTTTAGTTAATAATCTTTTGCAGTTTAAATTTACAGCAGCAGGAGAGGAGACGCTAAGATTTATTGCTAATACTATAATTGGTTTTGGCGGGATTAGCGATGTAGCAACTAATGTTTATGGACTTAAAAGACACGATGAGGATTTTGGTCAAACACTTGGATATTGGGGAATTGGTAGCGGTTTTCCTATAGTATTGCCAGTTTTAGGACAGACAAATTTGCGTGATTTAATAGGTATGAGTGGGGACTTTTTCATTAATCCATTGAGTTATACCAATGAGATATTTACTGATGATAGTCATAAATATTTTCATCTAAATTTAGCTGTTAAATCATGGCAGCTAATTAACGATGGTTCTAAAGATCCCGAACTATATAATAAGCTTACTAGTGGTGCAATCGACTTATATACATTTATAAAAGATGGCTATGAACAACGCAGAAATGCACAAATTAAGGAGTAA
- a CDS encoding MlaC/ttg2D family ABC transporter substrate-binding protein, which translates to MKKIIFLLFLVCSIAFGIELKNIDDTLKSDFKKAIEIMNDKSIVKEQKPLELFKLFDGYFDYSLMARLSLSKQYSMLNPTQQDEFKKQFVANLKASFTQKLGYYSDQEIEFVKGEMGNKNRYNVYAVIKNKSENYPLIFKFHPANKSDYLIYDIDILGVSLVQSYRSQFNDLSKNAGFDEIIKRLQNATADHNATVK; encoded by the coding sequence ATGAAAAAAATTATATTTTTGTTATTTTTGGTATGCTCAATTGCTTTTGGCATAGAGCTTAAAAATATTGATGATACTCTAAAGAGTGATTTTAAAAAAGCAATAGAGATAATGAATGATAAATCTATAGTAAAAGAGCAAAAGCCTTTAGAGCTTTTTAAGCTTTTTGATGGATATTTTGATTACTCACTGATGGCTAGACTCTCTCTTTCTAAGCAATATAGTATGTTAAATCCTACACAGCAAGATGAGTTTAAAAAACAATTTGTAGCAAATTTAAAGGCATCTTTTACGCAAAAGCTTGGATATTATAGCGATCAAGAGATTGAGTTTGTAAAAGGCGAAATGGGAAACAAAAATCGATACAATGTCTATGCTGTAATAAAAAATAAAAGCGAAAATTATCCATTAATTTTTAAATTTCACCCAGCAAATAAGAGTGATTATCTAATCTATGATATTGATATTTTAGGCGTGAGTTTAGTTCAAAGCTATAGAAGTCAGTTTAATGATTTAAGTAAAAATGCAGGCTTTGATGAGATTATAAAGCGTCTTCAAAATGCAACAGCTGATCATAATGCTACTGTTAAATGA
- a CDS encoding efflux RND transporter permease subunit — translation MKKIFKLIVAFPKAVLAFSLLICLGIGVFSYKLEIDASTQTLLLENDKDLAIWRDITKRYDSKNFLVIAYTPNLGLLNQNSLDKIAAISRELENLKSVDSVFSILKAPLLTNNPNLSISELIEDVPNLSKTGIDMARAKDELMNSLLYKNSLVSSDFKTTAIVVNLKDDETYARFLEQRANLKEFGQKLANLEIEFKKYRDAQRIVEHENITKIREIIEHYKGDERLFLGGISMIADDMISFVKNDLAVYGSSVLVLLGFCLWLFFRQVRFVVLPVIVCFLSVILASGLFGLLGYEITVISSNYIALQLIITISVVIHLIVAYRELYLKHKIYTNAQLVYLTLRSKFTPCFFAIFTTVIGFLSLCLSDIKPIIMLGAMMSVSISISLLVAFFIFGSLLMMLKKKEPKMSFENHFKFTQWCAKFAINQPKIIYIISLFIVVIGIYGISQLRVENSFIGYFKSNTEIYQGMKVIDQELGGTIPLDVIIKFKPIEQNSDDELGEFEDEFGGSQEEQYWFNTYRLDIIKRVNKFIAEREFVGNVSSLATLLEVGKSINNGKELDPLALSLIYTNLPNEYKQLILTPYINIENNEARFSIRTIDSDPNLRRDEFVKSLKADLQKLLKDEPVEIQVAGVMVLYNNMLQALFSSQADTFIFVVLALFLVFVVIFRSIKLSLIGIIANLVPLCAVFGIMGIAGIPLDIMSITIAAISLGIGVDDIIHYIHRFKNENRTHTISSAVKRSHASIGYAMYYTSFAIFLGFSVMSLSNFWPTIYFGILTDLVMFMMLLGALILLPAMISSFYKKQL, via the coding sequence ATGAAAAAAATATTTAAGCTAATTGTCGCATTTCCTAAGGCTGTTTTAGCGTTTAGTTTGCTTATTTGCCTTGGAATTGGAGTCTTTTCTTATAAGCTTGAGATTGATGCTTCTACTCAGACTTTATTACTTGAAAATGATAAGGATTTAGCTATTTGGCGTGATATTACTAAACGCTATGATAGTAAGAATTTTTTAGTTATTGCTTATACACCAAATTTAGGACTTTTAAACCAAAATAGTCTAGATAAAATCGCAGCAATCTCAAGAGAGCTTGAGAATTTAAAAAGTGTCGATTCAGTTTTTTCAATCTTAAAAGCCCCACTTTTAACTAATAATCCCAATTTAAGCATTAGTGAATTAATAGAGGATGTGCCAAATTTAAGCAAAACTGGCATCGATATGGCCAGGGCCAAAGATGAGTTAATGAATAGCTTATTATATAAAAACTCATTAGTTAGTAGTGATTTTAAAACCACAGCTATTGTAGTAAATTTAAAAGATGATGAGACTTATGCTAGATTTTTAGAACAAAGAGCAAATCTAAAAGAGTTTGGCCAAAAATTAGCAAATTTAGAAATTGAATTTAAAAAATATAGAGACGCTCAGCGTATTGTTGAACATGAAAATATTACTAAAATTAGAGAGATTATAGAGCACTATAAGGGAGATGAGCGGCTATTTTTAGGCGGCATTAGTATGATTGCTGATGATATGATAAGCTTTGTTAAAAATGACTTAGCAGTTTATGGAAGTAGTGTTTTAGTGCTTCTTGGGTTTTGTTTATGGTTATTTTTTAGACAAGTTAGATTTGTAGTTTTACCAGTGATTGTCTGTTTTTTAAGTGTAATTTTAGCAAGTGGACTATTTGGGCTTTTAGGTTATGAGATTACAGTAATTAGCTCTAATTATATAGCCCTTCAGCTAATCATTACAATTTCAGTGGTAATTCACTTAATCGTAGCATATCGTGAGTTATATTTAAAACATAAAATTTATACGAATGCACAGTTAGTTTATCTTACTTTGCGTTCTAAATTTACACCTTGCTTTTTTGCAATTTTTACTACAGTAATTGGATTTTTATCACTTTGCCTAAGTGATATTAAACCAATTATTATGCTTGGGGCGATGATGAGTGTGAGTATCTCTATATCGCTTTTGGTGGCGTTTTTTATTTTTGGTAGTTTGCTTATGATGCTTAAGAAAAAAGAGCCCAAAATGAGCTTTGAAAATCACTTTAAATTCACACAGTGGTGTGCTAAATTTGCCATAAATCAACCAAAAATAATATATATAATTAGTTTGTTTATAGTAGTTATTGGTATTTATGGTATTAGTCAGCTTAGGGTTGAAAATAGTTTTATAGGGTATTTTAAATCAAATACTGAAATTTACCAAGGTATGAAGGTGATCGATCAAGAGCTAGGCGGAACGATTCCTTTGGATGTGATTATTAAATTTAAACCAATTGAGCAAAATAGTGATGATGAACTAGGCGAATTTGAAGATGAATTTGGCGGTAGTCAAGAGGAGCAATACTGGTTTAATACTTATAGGCTTGATATTATTAAAAGAGTTAATAAATTTATTGCTGAGCGTGAGTTTGTTGGAAATGTTAGCTCGCTTGCTACTTTACTTGAAGTAGGAAAAAGTATAAATAATGGTAAGGAGCTTGATCCGCTTGCACTCTCGCTAATCTATACAAATTTACCTAATGAGTATAAGCAGCTAATCTTAACACCATATATAAATATAGAAAATAATGAGGCAAGATTTAGTATTAGAACTATCGATAGTGATCCAAATTTACGCCGTGATGAGTTTGTCAAATCACTCAAGGCTGATTTGCAAAAACTATTAAAAGATGAACCAGTAGAGATTCAAGTAGCTGGCGTAATGGTATTATATAATAATATGCTTCAAGCTCTCTTTAGTTCACAGGCTGATACATTTATATTTGTAGTTTTGGCACTATTTTTAGTTTTTGTAGTAATTTTTAGAAGTATTAAGCTATCACTAATTGGAATTATTGCAAATCTTGTTCCTTTGTGTGCTGTATTTGGCATAATGGGGATTGCAGGAATCCCGCTTGATATTATGAGTATTACAATTGCTGCTATTAGTCTTGGAATTGGGGTTGATGATATAATTCATTATATTCATAGATTTAAAAATGAAAATCGTACGCATACTATCTCTAGTGCAGTAAAGCGTTCACACGCAAGTATTGGTTATGCTATGTATTATACCTCTTTTGCAATATTTTTAGGCTTTAGCGTGATGAGTCTTAGTAATTTTTGGCCGACTATTTACTTTGGAATTTTGACAGATTTGGTTATGTTTATGATGCTTCTTGGGGCGTTAATTTTGCTTCCTGCGATGATCTCTTCATTTTATAAAAAGCAATTATAG
- a CDS encoding DUF4405 domain-containing protein: MKVSKPIATTATIATFAIVGVTGVFMFFDLKNYGIKIAHEYIGIVMVLACVLHIFANLAPFKKYFTGKKLGFISATIIAAIIFVVFAPNSNKSKLPQKELYSSFMSANLSSAMMALNSDKTAVKKYLNSKNIEFEDTSIKEFISKNNLNEVEFINTLLNR, encoded by the coding sequence ATGAAAGTCTCCAAACCAATAGCTACTACAGCGACTATCGCTACATTTGCCATTGTTGGTGTTACTGGTGTTTTTATGTTTTTTGATCTTAAAAACTATGGTATCAAGATAGCCCACGAATATATCGGCATAGTAATGGTACTTGCATGTGTGCTTCATATATTTGCTAATCTTGCGCCATTTAAGAAATATTTTACTGGCAAAAAACTTGGCTTTATAAGTGCTACCATAATAGCTGCTATAATATTTGTGGTTTTTGCTCCAAATTCAAACAAGTCAAAACTACCACAAAAAGAGCTATACTCTAGCTTTATGAGTGCAAATTTAAGTAGTGCGATGATGGCTTTAAATAGTGATAAAACTGCGGTTAAAAAATACTTAAATAGTAAAAATATTGAATTTGAAGATACCAGCATTAAAGAGTTTATCTCTAAAAATAATTTAAATGAAGTTGAATTTATAAATACTCTTTTAAATCGCTAA
- a CDS encoding BON domain-containing protein, translating to MKFIFYMIFASIILSGCTFKSPLFNLTSIYDAYTINKDERGIYTIIKDNVIQKKLQAKILASANLSNFHLDIVSQWGEVLLIGEVATMDDKIELINLARDTIGINHIKTYINFKTPNACHFFDELALLTKIKTDLIVDPLIDSTNINIHIVQCDVVFSGAVNSIEQEKRALWYALHTDGVSKAYSFLHVLR from the coding sequence ATGAAATTTATATTTTATATGATTTTTGCTAGTATTATTCTAAGTGGCTGCACTTTTAAATCGCCACTATTTAATTTAACTTCAATATATGATGCTTATACTATCAATAAAGATGAACGAGGAATCTACACAATAATAAAAGATAATGTAATACAAAAAAAACTTCAAGCCAAAATCCTAGCTAGTGCAAATTTAAGCAATTTTCATCTAGATATAGTCTCTCAATGGGGCGAAGTATTGCTAATTGGAGAGGTTGCTACAATGGATGATAAAATAGAACTGATCAATTTAGCTCGTGATACAATTGGTATAAATCATATTAAAACATATATAAATTTCAAAACGCCAAACGCATGTCATTTCTTTGATGAATTAGCATTGCTAACTAAAATTAAAACTGATCTAATAGTTGATCCACTCATTGATAGCACAAATATCAACATTCATATCGTACAGTGTGATGTAGTTTTTAGCGGTGCGGTCAATAGCATTGAGCAAGAAAAACGAGCCTTGTGGTACGCCTTGCATACTGACGGAGTTAGTAAAGCGTACTCATTTTTACATGTTTTAAGATAA
- a CDS encoding PAS domain-containing protein — translation MRRAIIILAIFLAMSGFSLHFIFTNDNISNTVYLGFSTLAIMLLVLLLEIFLFIKNNLIIPIANTKMFIDKLARKEIIDPVSNFDFYHINKNIYDLFTSWVCSQNSLKYYMEYYSLLFDRSDIKILFIDAKDGSIMDASRCAVEFYGYSKGELLTMSIFDIRVNDGAKTNYHKHKLASGEIKFVEVISTPVSLYFNDSYFMIILDASKAQEKIESLNSEIGMIEHNPAIVIKFIYDESWMSTQLSSNANLLIPNDVKQIDIKTLCHSDDITPLSLELERKIKLENSIYDMKKELDRAYRFRLNSGEYGWFRLFVSSMKNKDNKTEVTMFLVDSTEQEILKEILSSKLKRYESRILSSNLLGFEYFAQSGIFKFSIDFVEFLGYKNSIDMGVSSIEDIYKIVYRDDIDILIDELDRYIDGSSRLIECDIRLIKKDGNRIYVRIKAKALDTLNDSDEIIGTATDISDHHNFVVQNAISKAIMLSSINGILICDATGNILDVNESFTKITGYSKKEVIGKKPQILHSGKHDNVFYAKMWSDIKHFGSWSGRIYNKNRSGEIYQEHLVITAIKDEHEIIQRYVAQFYKIME, via the coding sequence TTGAGAAGAGCTATAATTATTTTAGCGATATTTCTTGCTATGAGTGGTTTTAGCTTGCATTTTATATTTACTAATGATAATATAAGCAATACCGTATATTTAGGCTTTTCAACGCTTGCGATTATGCTTTTAGTGCTACTTTTGGAGATATTTTTATTTATTAAAAATAATCTTATTATACCAATTGCTAATACTAAAATGTTTATTGATAAACTAGCTCGCAAAGAGATTATCGATCCAGTTTCAAATTTTGATTTTTATCATATAAATAAAAATATTTATGATTTATTTACATCGTGGGTATGCTCACAAAATAGCCTAAAATACTATATGGAATATTATAGTTTATTATTTGATAGAAGTGATATAAAGATTTTATTTATCGATGCTAAAGATGGCTCTATAATGGATGCTAGCCGTTGTGCGGTGGAGTTTTATGGCTACTCTAAGGGCGAGCTATTAACAATGAGTATATTTGATATTCGTGTAAATGATGGAGCAAAAACTAACTATCATAAGCATAAATTAGCTAGTGGTGAGATTAAATTTGTTGAGGTGATTAGCACTCCAGTAAGCTTATATTTTAATGATTCATATTTTATGATTATTTTAGATGCTTCAAAAGCACAAGAAAAAATAGAGAGTCTAAATAGTGAGATTGGAATGATTGAGCATAATCCTGCAATTGTTATTAAATTTATCTATGATGAGAGCTGGATGAGCACTCAGCTTAGTTCAAATGCAAATTTATTAATTCCAAATGATGTTAAACAAATTGATATAAAAACTTTATGTCATAGTGATGATATCACTCCATTAAGCTTGGAGTTAGAAAGAAAGATAAAATTAGAAAATAGCATATATGATATGAAAAAAGAGCTTGATAGAGCTTATAGATTTAGGTTAAATAGTGGCGAGTATGGGTGGTTTAGACTTTTTGTTTCAAGTATGAAAAATAAAGATAACAAAACAGAAGTTACTATGTTTTTAGTTGATAGCACTGAACAAGAGATTTTAAAAGAGATTTTATCTAGTAAATTAAAACGCTATGAAAGTAGAATTTTAAGCAGTAACTTGTTAGGTTTTGAGTATTTTGCTCAAAGTGGTATTTTTAAATTTAGTATCGATTTTGTTGAGTTTTTAGGATATAAAAATAGTATTGATATGGGAGTTAGTTCTATTGAGGATATATATAAAATTGTTTATAGAGATGATATTGATATTTTAATTGATGAGTTAGATAGGTATATAGATGGCAGTTCACGGTTAATTGAGTGTGATATAAGGCTAATTAAAAAAGATGGAAATCGAATTTATGTTCGAATTAAAGCCAAAGCTCTAGATACACTAAATGACTCTGATGAGATTATTGGTACTGCTACAGATATTAGTGATCATCATAATTTTGTAGTTCAAAACGCTATATCTAAGGCGATTATGCTTAGTTCTATTAATGGAATATTAATTTGTGATGCAACTGGAAATATATTAGATGTCAATGAAAGCTTTACAAAAATTACTGGATATAGCAAAAAAGAAGTTATTGGTAAAAAACCGCAAATCCTGCACTCAGGTAAACATGATAATGTATTTTATGCTAAAATGTGGTCTGATATTAAGCATTTTGGTAGTTGGAGTGGAAGAATCTATAATAAAAATCGTTCCGGTGAAATTTATCAAGAGCATCTAGTAATCACAGCTATTAAAGATGAACATGAGATAATTCAGCGATATGTGGCACAATTTTATAAAATAATGGAGTAA
- a CDS encoding ATP phosphoribosyltransferase regulatory subunit: protein MDTQKIYEHDIPDGSKLYFGASAKLKREIEAKAAEILEKNEFSEIITPYFSHHQRQSVKPENLIRFGDKQNLEIALRSDSTIDVVRITTKRLKDSDTKRWFYIQPVFKHPTSEIYQIGAEILGDSSIMPCIDIVSEIFREFGISAHLQISNIQIPKIICQLLNLPISVFENGRLEVILGLNLPWLNRLANIKSDADIDAVIAIAPSELKEPLNSIKGLASNYDKRIYAPLYYSKMRYYDKLFFRFLCDNSILSSGGSYEIDGNISAGFAIFSDAVIENLRSK, encoded by the coding sequence TTGGATACACAAAAGATTTATGAACACGATATCCCAGATGGGTCAAAGCTATATTTTGGCGCTAGCGCTAAGCTTAAAAGAGAGATTGAAGCTAAAGCAGCTGAAATTTTAGAAAAGAATGAATTTAGCGAGATTATCACTCCATATTTTAGCCATCATCAGCGTCAAAGCGTAAAGCCTGAGAATTTAATTCGTTTTGGCGATAAGCAAAATTTAGAGATTGCTCTTCGTAGCGATAGCACAATAGATGTAGTTAGGATTACTACAAAAAGATTAAAAGATAGCGATACTAAAAGGTGGTTTTACATTCAGCCGGTATTTAAACATCCAACTAGTGAAATTTATCAAATCGGTGCTGAGATTTTAGGCGATAGCAGTATTATGCCGTGCATAGATATAGTTAGTGAGATTTTTAGAGAATTTGGTATTAGTGCGCATTTGCAAATTAGCAATATTCAAATTCCAAAAATTATTTGCCAGCTACTAAATTTACCAATTAGCGTATTTGAAAATGGTAGATTGGAAGTAATTTTGGGACTAAATTTACCATGGTTAAACCGCCTAGCAAATATAAAAAGCGATGCTGATATAGATGCGGTTATTGCTATTGCGCCAAGTGAGCTAAAAGAGCCGTTAAACTCGATAAAAGGATTAGCTAGTAACTATGATAAACGAATATATGCACCGCTATATTATTCTAAAATGAGATATTATGATAAGCTATTTTTTAGGTTTTTATGCGATAATAGCATTTTAAGTAGTGGCGGAAGCTATGAAATTGATGGAAACATCTCAGCTGGGTTTGCTATATTTAGCGATGCTGTGATAGAGAATTTAAGAAGCAAATAA